A window of Calditerrivibrio sp. genomic DNA:
TTTTCATTTTAAATTTTTCTTTATTTAGTAAAACATATTTTAAATTTTCTTTTAATTCGTCGTCAGAATTAAATAATAGTCCATTTTCGCCAACTTTTATCAGTTCAAAATGACCTGGAATATTGCTTAAACTACAAAACTTTCCAAAGAATAGTGCTTCCATAACTGACCTCGACACGCCTTCTGATAAACTTGCAGAAATATATACATCTGCATTATTTAAATAAATCCACGGATTCTCTTGAAACCCTAAAAAAAACACTTTATCATCAATTTTAGCATTTTTACAAAAACTCATAAGATTTTCTTTCTCTTCGCCA
This region includes:
- a CDS encoding glycosyltransferase, giving the protein GEEKENLMSFCKNAKIDDKVFFLGFQENPWIYLNNADVYISASLSEGVSRSVMEALFFGKFCSLSNIPGHFELIKVGENGLLFNSDDELKENLKYVLLNKEKFKMKRSNLLPYEFSKERNVMLLRKFIKEKILRR